The Nicotiana sylvestris chromosome 6, ASM39365v2, whole genome shotgun sequence genomic sequence TTCGGGTTATAGAAATGTGGGGTGCTTGGGCAAATGGAAGAGAGCCGCCAAGCACCATCCCAGGATTCCCCGAACTCTTTCCTAGAGCAAGCGGTACCTCCACTATACATATCAGTCACCCAAATACCCCACTAGGATGCCCAACTATCTCAGCTCATTTtgtgggaacaccttctgaggttcgcccccaaGTGTTAATGTCCGGTGCAGCTTCGAATATCTTCACCGCTCCCCCATGATCGGCCACGACACAACCTACACTGCCTAGGCCCAATTTTGACCCCTCAGTTTTCACCTTCTAAACACCCACCTTCCAAATGGAACCTCCTCAGTTTCCCACTTATACTTACCCTCAGCCACCCCAATTTGAGTTCACTGCGGGGCAAGAAGAAACCACCAAAACTCTTGAACAAGAAGAGATTGTgaggaagatgaggagtatggaacagagtctcaaaagaATATAAGGCCTGggtggacagaaaagtgtatcatatgccgacttgtgcatgttcccccatgtgcacctaccattgggattcaaaatcccaaaatttgagaagtatgatggacacggtgatcctattgctcatctcaagagatattgcaaccagctgcgaggagccggtggaaaggaagaattaatcatggcctatttcggagaaagtctggttggcatcgcatctgagtggtacatggaccaggatataTCCCGCTGGCACATCTAGGATAATCTTGCTAGAGACTTCGTTaggcagttccagtacaacattgatattgctccagataggaactcgttgacaaacttgaaaaagaaatcctCGGAAAGCTTCCGGGAGTACACAGTTAAATGGCGTGAGCAGGCATCTAGGGTAAAGCCTCTGATGGATGAGgttgaaatggtcacagttttcctccaagcttaggaagctgactacttccaaaatatgatgtctgcTATGGGCAAATCGTTCGCTGAAGccatcaagattggcgaaatggttgaaaacgggtcgaattctaagccaatccgcTATTAGAGCTActtcccaagccattcagggtgggtccGGAGGAATAGCGAAaggcaagaaaaaggaagaaatatCCATGGCAGCGTCGGGTGCAAAAAAACACCGTACTCCCAGATCCCTTCTCCAGAAAGGacaccgcaacactattacccccaccaaGACATGGCTTATGCTCCTCATCCATACacggtcatgaatgctcaaccttatgtccgtccacaacaacaagccaaccgtaaccaagctccatttcctagaaaccaGCCTCCTTACCAAAACTACTATAACCCCCgtcctccacaaaataattttccccCTCGTGAACCACCTAGAAGGCCAAATTTTACACCAATCGGCGAATCCTACTCTAGTCTGTTTCCAAAGCTTGTCCAAATGGGTTTGCTATAGCCGGTTCCTCAAACTAGGAACCCAACATCACCCTCTTACAGAGTTGGTGCCCCATGCGCCTATcactcaggggcagaagggcacgacactgatgattgctggactctgaagagagcagtggagaatttgatagagcaaaggaagatagtgctaagggatgagGATGTTCCCAATGTGACTAATAACCCACTGCCAGCCCACAACAATGGGTCGGTAATCGGAATGATTTGGGAGGATAAGGAATTTGACCCGGCGttgaaggccatcattgccatTGCTGACGTAGAAAAAAAACCAAAAGATGCCCCAAAGCAAgacaaaggggagaaaaagaacaaaatcaCCCCTCCAAAATCAGAGAAGAAAGTTGAAGTGGGGACTGGGGCAACGCCtcccaaagatgttgttctctatgTCCCTCGGGGCCGCAAAGAAAAGCAGATGACTTTGAGTCCTCCTAGGAGATTCGAGCTGAACAAGGCAGcccaaatgtatgtgcccaagggagcttatgtgatgcgggggccaattaatccaccaaggctaagtgagcccgtggttattggacgcgcgccacaaaagcccatgacagatcctaccgctgtgccctggaactacaacaaaacggTGGTGACCTATAAGGGCAAAGAAATCTCAGGAGAAGTTCAAAAAAATAACCCCGCTAAAAggtattctaatttgaaaaaggTGAACAATGCCACTAGAAAACACTTCCCATCTAAGAAGCTCGTGAGTGCCACAGAAGCGGAGACCTTCTTTCAAAATATGAAAATGGCGGATTATGAGGTGGTCGACCAGCTTCGAAAATTTCCCGAACAAGTCTCTTTGTTGGCTTTGTTGATGAACTCCATCGAACATCagaaggtattgatcaagacccttaatgaagcatatgtgcctgttgagacttctgtagaacagttggagaggatggcagaaaggtTTTTCGTAATTAACCAtatttccttcagcaaaaatgacttgccccCAAAAGGGGCCGcgcataacaaagccctgcacctgacagtcaaatgcgaagggtactatgtgaaaagggttatgttggacggaggctctGGGGTAGACATCTGCCCACTCTCAACTCTACAGCGCATGGAAATCAGGACCAAAAGAattcgacccaacaatgtctgtgtaCGGGCTTTCGATGGTATAAAgagggacacaattggagagatcgATCTGATTCTGACCATCGGCCTAGTAGACTTCAAAGTAATCTTCCAGGTTctagacatggacacatcctacaattttcttttggggaggccatggattcatgcagcgggGGTTGTACCCTCTACACTTCATCAGATGGTAAAATTTGAGCATGAAGATCAAGAGATTGTGGTCCACGAGGAAgacgagcaatcaatttatcgggatccatcagtcccatgtcttgaagcaagagaggggAGTAAGCACATGGTTTATCAGGCCTTTGAAATTGTGGTGGCAGACCAGTACGAAGAGGGAAACCCTTGCCccaaccctttctttctaatgcatcaatcatggtggccaaagaaatgatcagacATGGCTTCAAACCGGGGAAGGGGCTCGGGAaatcattgcaaggaataactGAACCTGTCACCCTGACCGCCAGTAAAAAGTTCTTTGGGATAGGCTTTCGACCCACTGCAGCTGATGTAAAATGGgcaaatgatagaaagaatgatggttgggtTTTGCCTCAGCCGATGTCGCATCtgtacagaacatttgtcaagccaaaataccatgaggaagaagaatatgaggccttcacggccgaAGAGATTGAAGAGATCTATGGGGAAATGAGGAAGATactatatgaaacccacatggtccagccaagctacaaaattggaaggctacgccgTTCCCAATCAGGTGGGAGTCCTGGTAGacttgtcc encodes the following:
- the LOC138870537 gene encoding uncharacterized protein, whose translation is MAYAPHPYTVMNAQPYVRPQQQANRNQAPFPRNQPPYQNYYNPRPPQNNFPPREPPRRPNFTPIGESYSSLFPKLVQMGAEGHDTDDCWTLKRAVENLIEQRKIVLRDEDVPNVTNNPLPAHNNGSVIGMIWEDKEFDPALKAIIAIADVEKKPKDAPKQDKGEKKNKITPPKSEKKVEVGTGATPPKDVVLYVPRGRKEKQMTLSPPRRFELNKAAQMYVPKGAYVMRGPINPPRLSEPVVIGRAPQKPMTDPTAVPWNYNKTVVTYKGKEISGEVQKNNPAKRYSNLKKVNNATRKHFPSKKLVSATEAETFFQNMKMADYEVVDQLRKFPEQVSLLALLMNSIEHQKVLIKTLNEAYVPVETSVEQLERMAERFFVINHISFSKNDLPPKGAAHNKALHLTVKCEGYYVKRVMLDGGSGVDICPLSTLQRMEIRTKRIRPNNVCVRAFDGIKRDTIGEIDLILTIGLVDFKVIFQVLDMDTSYNFLLGRPWIHAAGVVPSTLHQMVKFEHEDQEIVVHEEDEQSIYRDPSVPCLEAREGSKHMVYQAFEIVVADQYEEGNPCPNPFFLMHQSWWPKK